The stretch of DNA GAACAGCTGATGGGTGATGTCCAGGTCTTCCTGAAACTTCTCCCGGCCCTTCTCGGTGTTCTCGCCAAACACGGTCAGGGTACGCTTGTACTCGCCGGCAGTCAGCACTTCGAAGTCGATGTCGTGCTTCTTCAGCAGGCGGTTGACGTTGGGCAACTGCGCCACCACACCGATCGAACCCAGCACGGCAAACGGTGCACTGACAATCTTCTCGCCGATGCAGGCCATCATGTAGCCGCCACTGGCCGCGACCTTGTCGATGCACACGGTGAGCGGGATGCCAGCCTGGCGGATGCGCGCCAGTTGCGAAGCCGCCAGGCCATAGCTGTGCACCAGGCCACCGCCGCTTTCAAGGCGCAACACCACTTCGTCACGTGGGGTGGCAAGGGTGAGCAGCGCGGTGATCTCGTTACGCAGGCTTTCGGTGGCGGAGGCCTTGATATCACCATCGAAGTCGAGCACGAACACCCGGCCCTTCTCATCGGCCTTGCCCTTTTTCTGCTGTTTTTCCGCCTTGGCCTGCTGCTTGCGCAGGGCCTTGAGCTGAGCCTTGTCGAGCAGGCCGCTTTCCAGGCGCTCGCGCAGCTCTTTATAGAATTCGTTGAGGCGGGTGACCTGCAACTGCCCACCGGCCTTGCGCCGCCCCTTGCCACGCAAACCGGCGATGGCGGACAACACCACCAGGATGGCAATCACCAGGGTGGCGGTTTTGGCGAGAAAGCTTGCGTATTCGGCAAGAAACTCCACGTTGACTCCTTATGAACCTGCGCCAGATCGGCGCGAAACTGTTGCAAGCATACCGTTGCGCCCGTGCCCTCGCCAGCCGAGGTAAACGCTGGCAACACAGTTCAAACAACCTTTTCAAACGCTTGTATGTTTTTTCGTTGACAGCCTGTGTGGCGCATCCTAACCTCGCAGCAACCTTCAACGCCGGATACCTCAGTGGGCAATCTCTACCTGATCCGACATGGCCAGGCCTCCTTCGGTGCAGACGACTACGACGTCCTCTCGCCCGTCGGTGTGCGCCAGAGCCAGGCCCTCGGCGAACATCTCGCCCAGCTAGGCCTGCGCCTGGACCGCTGCGTGGCCGGCGACCTGCGGCGCCAGCAGGACACTGCCCGTCACGCGCTGCAGGCGCTGAGCGCGGGTGGTTGCGCGGTGCCGGCCATTGAGACCGACCCGGCCTTCAATGAGTTCGATGCCGATGGCGTGATCCGCGCCCTGCTCCCCGGCCTGTTGGCCGATGAGCCGCACGCCCGGGATATCCTGCGCAACGGCGCGCAAAA from Pseudomonas putida encodes:
- the sohB gene encoding protease SohB, translated to MEFLAEYASFLAKTATLVIAILVVLSAIAGLRGKGRRKAGGQLQVTRLNEFYKELRERLESGLLDKAQLKALRKQQAKAEKQQKKGKADEKGRVFVLDFDGDIKASATESLRNEITALLTLATPRDEVVLRLESGGGLVHSYGLAASQLARIRQAGIPLTVCIDKVAASGGYMMACIGEKIVSAPFAVLGSIGVVAQLPNVNRLLKKHDIDFEVLTAGEYKRTLTVFGENTEKGREKFQEDLDITHQLFKDFVSRYRPQLHIDEVATGEVWLGVAALNRKLVDELQTSDEYLSDRARTANLFHLHYAERKSLQERIGMAASGTVENAVVGLWSKLGRLR